A DNA window from Oncorhynchus tshawytscha isolate Ot180627B linkage group LG13, Otsh_v2.0, whole genome shotgun sequence contains the following coding sequences:
- the LOC112264825 gene encoding glyceraldehyde-3-phosphate dehydrogenase yields MVKIGINGFGRIGRLVTRAAAKGGKVEVVAINDPFIDLDYMVYMFKYDSTHGVWKDSEVKQEGGKLIIGNLHITVFHERDPTAIKWGEAGADYVVESTGVFTTIEKASAHLQGGAKRVIISAPSADAPMFVMGVNHEKYDNSLKVVSNASCTTNCLAPIAKVINDNFGIVEGLMSTVHAVTATQKTVDGPSGKLWRDGRGASQNIIPASTGAAKAVSKVIPELNGKLTGMAFRVPTPNVSVVDLTVRLEKAAPYDDIKKVIKAAAEGPMKGILGYTEDQVVSTDFNGDCRSSIFDAGAGIALNDHFVKLVSWYDNEFGYSNRVVDLCLHMASKE; encoded by the exons ATGGTGAAGATTGGGATCAATGG ATTTGGGCGTATTGGGCGTCTGGTGACCCGTGCCGCTGCCAAGGGCGGCAAGGTTGAGGTCGTCGCCATCAATGACCCCTTCATTGACCTGGACTACATG GTCTACATGTTCAAGTATGACTCCACCCACGGTGTTTGGAAGGACAGCGAAGTGAAGCAGGAAGGTGGAAAGTTGATCATTGGCAATCTGCACATCACAGTTTTCCATGA GAGGGACCCCACCGCCATCAAGTGGGGCGAGGCTGGCGCGGACTACGTCGTCGAGTCGACTGGTGTGTTCACCACCATCGAGAAGGCCTCT GCTCATCTGCAGGGAGGTGCCAAGAGGGTCATCATCTCCGCCCCCAGCGCCGACGCACCCATGTTCGTGATGGGCGTCAACCACGAGAAGTACGACAACTCCCTGAAGGTTGTCAG CAACGCCTCCTGCACAACTAACTGCCTGGCTCCCATCGCCAAGGTTATCAACGACAACTTTGGCATCGTTGAGGGTCTCATG AGCACAGTTCACGCCGTCACAGCCACACAGAAGACCGTTGACGGGCCCTCCGgtaagctgtggagagatggacGTGGTGCCAGCCAGAACATTATCCCCGCCTCCACCGGCGCCGCCAAGGCCGTGAGCAAGGTTATCCCCGAGCTGAATGG CAAGCTAACTGGCATGGCCTTCCGTGTCCCCACTCCCAATGTGTCCGTGGTTGACCTGACTGTCCGTCTTGAGAAGGCC GCGCCTTATGACGATATCAAGAAGGTCATCAAGGCTGCTGCTGAAGGACCCATGAAGGGAATTCTGGGATACACAGAAGACCAG GTGGTGTCCACAGACTTCAACGGCGACTGCCGCTCCTCAATCTTTGACGCCGGCGCAGGCATTGCCCTCAACGACCACTTTGTCAAGCTGGTCTCATG GTACGACAATGAGTTTGGCTACAGCAACCGTGTTGTTGACCTGTGTCTGCACATGGCCTCCAAGGAGTAA
- the LOC112264827 gene encoding inhibitor of growth protein 4-like isoform X3, producing the protein MAAGMYLEHYLDSIENLPFELQRNFTLMRDLDTRTEDLKGQIDSLAREYTSNVHTISPEQKLALLRRIQQSYGRCKEFGDDNVQLAMQTYGMVDKHIRRLDTDLARFEADLKEKKIESTDYDSTSSKGNKSELRGPKEKKVARTRLKAKSDDDCSPKSGRKKVKLTQTPEFTAPTVNFGSVHPSDVLDMPVDPNEPTYCLCHQVSYGEMIGCDNTDCSIEWFHFACVGLTTKPRGKWYCPRCTQERKKK; encoded by the exons ATGGCGGCGGGAATGTATTTGGAACACTACCTTGACA GTATAGAAAACCTGCCATTTGAGCTACAGAGGAATTTCACTCTGATGAGAGACCTGGACACACGGACCGAGG ATCTGAAAGGGCAGATAGACTCTTTGGCTCGTGAGTACACGTCAAATGTACACACCATCTCCCCGGAGCAGAAGCTCGCCCTGCTCCGCCGGATTCAGCAGTCATATGGCAGGTGTAAAGAGTTTGGAGATGACAACGTCCAGCTGGCCATGCAGACCTATGGGATG GTGGACAAACACATCCGCAGGCTGGACACAGACTTGGCCCGCTTCGAGGCAGACCTAAAGGAGAAAAAGATTGAGAGCACCGACTATGACTCGACCTCCAGCAAGGGAAACAAGA GTGAGCTCAGGGGGCCAAAAGAGAAGAAGGTGGCTCGCACGAGGTTAAAGGCGAAGTCGGACGACGACTGCAGCCCCAAGAGCGGACGGAAGAAAGTCAAACTAACACAAAC GCCTGAGTTCACAGCCCCTACGGTGAACTTTGGGAGCGTCCACCCCTCGGACGTGCTGGACATGCCCGTGGACCCCAACGAGCCCACCTACTGCCTGTGTCACCAAGTGTCTTATGGAGAGATGATCGGCTGTGACAACACAGAC TGCTCCATTGAGTGGTTCCACTTTGCCTGCGTGGGGCTGACGACAAAACCCAGAGGAAAATG GTACTGTCCAAGGTGTACTCAGGAGAGGAAGAAAAAGTGA
- the LOC112264827 gene encoding inhibitor of growth protein 4-like isoform X2: MMAAGMYLEHYLDSIENLPFELQRNFTLMRDLDTRTEDLKGQIDSLAREYTSNVHTISPEQKLALLRRIQQSYGRCKEFGDDNVQLAMQTYGMVDKHIRRLDTDLARFEADLKEKKIESTDYDSTSSKGNKSELRGPKEKKVARTRLKAKSDDDCSPKSGRKKVKLTQTPEFTAPTVNFGSVHPSDVLDMPVDPNEPTYCLCHQVSYGEMIGCDNTDCSIEWFHFACVGLTTKPRGKWYCPRCTQERKKK; the protein is encoded by the exons ATG ATGGCGGCGGGAATGTATTTGGAACACTACCTTGACA GTATAGAAAACCTGCCATTTGAGCTACAGAGGAATTTCACTCTGATGAGAGACCTGGACACACGGACCGAGG ATCTGAAAGGGCAGATAGACTCTTTGGCTCGTGAGTACACGTCAAATGTACACACCATCTCCCCGGAGCAGAAGCTCGCCCTGCTCCGCCGGATTCAGCAGTCATATGGCAGGTGTAAAGAGTTTGGAGATGACAACGTCCAGCTGGCCATGCAGACCTATGGGATG GTGGACAAACACATCCGCAGGCTGGACACAGACTTGGCCCGCTTCGAGGCAGACCTAAAGGAGAAAAAGATTGAGAGCACCGACTATGACTCGACCTCCAGCAAGGGAAACAAGA GTGAGCTCAGGGGGCCAAAAGAGAAGAAGGTGGCTCGCACGAGGTTAAAGGCGAAGTCGGACGACGACTGCAGCCCCAAGAGCGGACGGAAGAAAGTCAAACTAACACAAAC GCCTGAGTTCACAGCCCCTACGGTGAACTTTGGGAGCGTCCACCCCTCGGACGTGCTGGACATGCCCGTGGACCCCAACGAGCCCACCTACTGCCTGTGTCACCAAGTGTCTTATGGAGAGATGATCGGCTGTGACAACACAGAC TGCTCCATTGAGTGGTTCCACTTTGCCTGCGTGGGGCTGACGACAAAACCCAGAGGAAAATG GTACTGTCCAAGGTGTACTCAGGAGAGGAAGAAAAAGTGA
- the LOC112264827 gene encoding inhibitor of growth protein 4-like isoform X5 — protein MRDLDTRTEDLKGQIDSLAREYTSNVHTISPEQKLALLRRIQQSYGRCKEFGDDNVQLAMQTYGMVDKHIRRLDTDLARFEADLKEKKIESTDYDSTSSKGNKSELRGPKEKKVARTRLKAKSDDDCSPKSGRKKVKLTQTPEFTAPTVNFGSVHPSDVLDMPVDPNEPTYCLCHQVSYGEMIGCDNTDCSIEWFHFACVGLTTKPRGKWYCPRCTQERKKK, from the exons ATGAGAGACCTGGACACACGGACCGAGG ATCTGAAAGGGCAGATAGACTCTTTGGCTCGTGAGTACACGTCAAATGTACACACCATCTCCCCGGAGCAGAAGCTCGCCCTGCTCCGCCGGATTCAGCAGTCATATGGCAGGTGTAAAGAGTTTGGAGATGACAACGTCCAGCTGGCCATGCAGACCTATGGGATG GTGGACAAACACATCCGCAGGCTGGACACAGACTTGGCCCGCTTCGAGGCAGACCTAAAGGAGAAAAAGATTGAGAGCACCGACTATGACTCGACCTCCAGCAAGGGAAACAAGA GTGAGCTCAGGGGGCCAAAAGAGAAGAAGGTGGCTCGCACGAGGTTAAAGGCGAAGTCGGACGACGACTGCAGCCCCAAGAGCGGACGGAAGAAAGTCAAACTAACACAAAC GCCTGAGTTCACAGCCCCTACGGTGAACTTTGGGAGCGTCCACCCCTCGGACGTGCTGGACATGCCCGTGGACCCCAACGAGCCCACCTACTGCCTGTGTCACCAAGTGTCTTATGGAGAGATGATCGGCTGTGACAACACAGAC TGCTCCATTGAGTGGTTCCACTTTGCCTGCGTGGGGCTGACGACAAAACCCAGAGGAAAATG GTACTGTCCAAGGTGTACTCAGGAGAGGAAGAAAAAGTGA
- the LOC112264827 gene encoding inhibitor of growth protein 4-like isoform X1 gives MLHVKKMAAGMYLEHYLDSIENLPFELQRNFTLMRDLDTRTEDLKGQIDSLAREYTSNVHTISPEQKLALLRRIQQSYGRCKEFGDDNVQLAMQTYGMVDKHIRRLDTDLARFEADLKEKKIESTDYDSTSSKGNKSELRGPKEKKVARTRLKAKSDDDCSPKSGRKKVKLTQTPEFTAPTVNFGSVHPSDVLDMPVDPNEPTYCLCHQVSYGEMIGCDNTDCSIEWFHFACVGLTTKPRGKWYCPRCTQERKKK, from the exons ATGCTACATGTTAAAAAG ATGGCGGCGGGAATGTATTTGGAACACTACCTTGACA GTATAGAAAACCTGCCATTTGAGCTACAGAGGAATTTCACTCTGATGAGAGACCTGGACACACGGACCGAGG ATCTGAAAGGGCAGATAGACTCTTTGGCTCGTGAGTACACGTCAAATGTACACACCATCTCCCCGGAGCAGAAGCTCGCCCTGCTCCGCCGGATTCAGCAGTCATATGGCAGGTGTAAAGAGTTTGGAGATGACAACGTCCAGCTGGCCATGCAGACCTATGGGATG GTGGACAAACACATCCGCAGGCTGGACACAGACTTGGCCCGCTTCGAGGCAGACCTAAAGGAGAAAAAGATTGAGAGCACCGACTATGACTCGACCTCCAGCAAGGGAAACAAGA GTGAGCTCAGGGGGCCAAAAGAGAAGAAGGTGGCTCGCACGAGGTTAAAGGCGAAGTCGGACGACGACTGCAGCCCCAAGAGCGGACGGAAGAAAGTCAAACTAACACAAAC GCCTGAGTTCACAGCCCCTACGGTGAACTTTGGGAGCGTCCACCCCTCGGACGTGCTGGACATGCCCGTGGACCCCAACGAGCCCACCTACTGCCTGTGTCACCAAGTGTCTTATGGAGAGATGATCGGCTGTGACAACACAGAC TGCTCCATTGAGTGGTTCCACTTTGCCTGCGTGGGGCTGACGACAAAACCCAGAGGAAAATG GTACTGTCCAAGGTGTACTCAGGAGAGGAAGAAAAAGTGA
- the LOC112264827 gene encoding inhibitor of growth protein 4-like isoform X4, with translation MLHVKKMAAGMYLEHYLDSIENLPFELQRNFTLMRDLDTRTEDLKGQIDSLAREYTSNVHTISPEQKLALLRRIQQSYGRCKEFGDDNVQLAMQTYGMVDKHIRRLDTDLARFEADLKEKKIESTDYDSTSSKGNKSELRGPKEKKVARTRLKAKSDDDCSPKSGRKKVKLTQTPEFTAPTVNFGSVHPSDVLDMPVDPNEPTYCLCHQVSYGEMIGCDNTDREAMTSLPEMVELK, from the exons ATGCTACATGTTAAAAAG ATGGCGGCGGGAATGTATTTGGAACACTACCTTGACA GTATAGAAAACCTGCCATTTGAGCTACAGAGGAATTTCACTCTGATGAGAGACCTGGACACACGGACCGAGG ATCTGAAAGGGCAGATAGACTCTTTGGCTCGTGAGTACACGTCAAATGTACACACCATCTCCCCGGAGCAGAAGCTCGCCCTGCTCCGCCGGATTCAGCAGTCATATGGCAGGTGTAAAGAGTTTGGAGATGACAACGTCCAGCTGGCCATGCAGACCTATGGGATG GTGGACAAACACATCCGCAGGCTGGACACAGACTTGGCCCGCTTCGAGGCAGACCTAAAGGAGAAAAAGATTGAGAGCACCGACTATGACTCGACCTCCAGCAAGGGAAACAAGA GTGAGCTCAGGGGGCCAAAAGAGAAGAAGGTGGCTCGCACGAGGTTAAAGGCGAAGTCGGACGACGACTGCAGCCCCAAGAGCGGACGGAAGAAAGTCAAACTAACACAAAC GCCTGAGTTCACAGCCCCTACGGTGAACTTTGGGAGCGTCCACCCCTCGGACGTGCTGGACATGCCCGTGGACCCCAACGAGCCCACCTACTGCCTGTGTCACCAAGTGTCTTATGGAGAGATGATCGGCTGTGACAACACAGAC AGAGAAGCAATGACATCACTTCCTGAGATGGTGGAATTGAAATGA